In a genomic window of Sporosarcina trichiuri:
- a CDS encoding aromatic ring-hydroxylating oxygenase subunit alpha produces MLKDRALEEEWLVACRSQDVEDAPIQVVLMGERLAIFRNSTGVHAFKDLCIHRGAALSLGEVKNDCLVCPYHGWEYEEEGDCVKIPQLPEGKAIPKKAKATVYSCVEKYGFIWVNFAGNEPPFFDYPEMETDGWRSVIWGPQEAEALPPRIVENFLDVGHLAVVHQGYLGEEAHREIEPYKMHEEDDRVWSDEIRIFQPDADGTGVSKYVYYTYEIVRPLTVRFTKRDAENDTHMTILLTVRPLSDTHSVAYGVLSFDYDTGQTDDEIIEFQNLIFSQDKPIVQNQKPEELPLDLQVELSLVSDRVSIAYRQYLKKKGVVLGTA; encoded by the coding sequence ATGTTGAAGGATCGAGCGCTCGAAGAGGAATGGCTGGTGGCCTGCCGGTCGCAGGATGTGGAGGACGCACCGATACAAGTTGTGCTGATGGGGGAGCGTCTCGCGATTTTCCGAAACAGTACGGGCGTGCATGCGTTCAAGGACTTATGCATCCACAGAGGGGCGGCGCTGTCGCTCGGCGAAGTGAAGAACGACTGCCTCGTTTGTCCATATCATGGATGGGAATACGAAGAGGAAGGTGACTGTGTCAAGATCCCGCAGCTGCCGGAAGGGAAGGCGATCCCGAAGAAAGCGAAAGCGACGGTCTACTCGTGCGTGGAGAAGTATGGCTTCATCTGGGTGAACTTTGCGGGGAACGAACCGCCGTTCTTCGACTATCCGGAAATGGAGACGGACGGCTGGCGCAGCGTCATCTGGGGACCGCAGGAAGCGGAAGCACTGCCGCCGAGGATCGTCGAAAACTTTCTGGACGTCGGTCACTTAGCGGTCGTCCACCAGGGCTATCTCGGGGAGGAGGCGCACCGGGAGATCGAACCGTACAAGATGCACGAGGAGGATGATCGGGTCTGGTCCGATGAGATCCGGATCTTCCAGCCGGACGCGGACGGCACGGGTGTCTCGAAGTATGTGTACTATACATATGAGATCGTGCGCCCGCTGACGGTGCGTTTCACGAAGCGCGATGCGGAGAATGATACACACATGACGATCTTGCTGACGGTGCGTCCGCTGTCTGATACGCATTCCGTCGCGTACGGAGTTCTTTCATTCGACTATGACACCGGCCAGACGGATGACGAGATTATCGAGTTCCAGAACCTCATCTTCTCCCAGGACAAGCCGATCGTGCAGAACCAGAAGCCGGAGGAACTGCCGCTCGATCTGCAGGTGGAACTGTCGCTCGTGTCCGACCGCGTGAGTATTGCGTACCGCCAGTATCTGAAGAAGAAAGGTGTCGTGCTTGGCACGGCGTAA
- the msrA gene encoding peptide-methionine (S)-S-oxide reductase MsrA yields the protein MKRKPLIWLLLGLIVLLGACGKEAGRAASVPEPEDGYQLKDDVKNINEHLDYSDSDLHKIYFAGGCFWGVEAYFARLYGVEDTVSGYANGTGADPTYEEVIQGDRKFAETVEVTYDPERISLESLVDHLFQVIDPTTENQQGNDRGVQYRSGIHYTDDTEKAIVETAVKDEAQYYKEKIVTEAVPLENFYPAEEFHQDYLEKNPNGYCHINLHALDGMTVDPIAKDEEIVKHLSEPKEETK from the coding sequence ATGAAACGGAAACCGCTGATCTGGCTGCTGCTCGGATTGATTGTACTGCTCGGGGCGTGCGGGAAAGAGGCGGGACGGGCAGCCTCTGTGCCTGAACCGGAGGACGGCTATCAGCTGAAGGATGACGTGAAGAATATCAACGAGCATCTGGATTACAGTGACAGCGATCTGCACAAGATCTACTTCGCCGGAGGCTGTTTCTGGGGAGTGGAAGCGTATTTCGCAAGACTGTATGGCGTGGAGGATACGGTGTCCGGCTATGCGAACGGGACAGGCGCCGATCCGACGTATGAGGAGGTCATCCAGGGAGACCGGAAATTTGCGGAAACCGTGGAAGTCACCTATGATCCAGAGCGGATTTCGCTCGAGTCGCTCGTCGACCATCTGTTCCAGGTGATCGATCCGACGACAGAGAACCAGCAGGGGAATGACCGGGGCGTGCAGTATCGTTCGGGAATTCATTACACAGATGACACGGAAAAAGCAATTGTGGAAACAGCGGTGAAGGACGAAGCGCAGTATTACAAGGAGAAGATCGTGACGGAAGCGGTGCCGCTCGAGAACTTCTATCCGGCAGAAGAGTTCCACCAGGATTATCTCGAGAAGAATCCGAACGGCTACTGCCACATCAACCTGCATGCGCTCGACGGCATGACAGTCGATCCGATTGCGAAAGACGAAGAGATTGTGAAGCATCTGAGTGAACCGAAAGAAGAGACGAAGTGA
- a CDS encoding amidohydrolase family protein, which produces MSETLLVKNARIRDDEELMDLLMEDGIFLKIGVQLEEDADRVIDCKGKVVLPGLIESHIHPDKAFLEDRKPNISGTLDEAIRNTGELKKEYTYDDVYNRSEKVIEWAIAKGTTIMRAHPDVDHIEELLGVEVLLELKEKYRDKMDLQIVVFPQEGILKSEGTLERMEQGLKMGADVVGGCPYNEKSIEDSYQHLEYVFNLAQKYDVPVDMHVDFADHTDDPRYMLTERICEMTVERGMQGRVALGHVTTLGSIDPDEAAKLFDKIAEAGITIMPLPATDVYLNGRQDTHNVRRGMAPVKRLQQHGVNVVFASNNIRNAFTPFGNANLLLVGYLLAETQYLGSQEEHRKVLDMITVNAAKCLGIEKTYGLREGCQADLVVLDSERLSDVVQDQPIANIVVKRGKVIVDQRITQA; this is translated from the coding sequence ATGTCAGAGACATTGCTGGTGAAAAATGCAAGAATCCGGGACGATGAGGAGCTGATGGACCTGCTCATGGAGGACGGCATCTTCCTGAAGATCGGTGTGCAGCTGGAGGAAGACGCAGACCGGGTGATCGACTGCAAAGGGAAGGTCGTATTGCCAGGCCTGATTGAATCACACATTCATCCAGATAAAGCCTTCCTGGAAGATCGGAAGCCGAATATTTCCGGCACATTGGATGAAGCGATCCGAAACACCGGTGAGCTGAAGAAGGAATATACGTATGATGATGTCTACAACCGTTCCGAGAAAGTGATCGAATGGGCGATTGCCAAGGGGACGACAATCATGCGGGCGCATCCCGACGTCGATCATATCGAGGAACTGCTCGGTGTGGAAGTGCTGCTGGAATTGAAAGAGAAATACCGCGACAAGATGGATCTGCAGATCGTCGTGTTCCCGCAAGAAGGAATTTTGAAATCAGAAGGAACTCTGGAGCGGATGGAACAAGGATTGAAGATGGGGGCGGATGTCGTCGGCGGCTGTCCATACAATGAAAAATCGATTGAGGACTCCTATCAGCATCTGGAGTACGTGTTCAACCTGGCGCAGAAATACGATGTGCCGGTCGATATGCACGTCGATTTCGCCGATCATACGGACGATCCGCGGTATATGCTGACGGAGCGGATCTGTGAGATGACGGTCGAACGCGGCATGCAGGGGCGCGTGGCGCTCGGGCATGTGACGACACTCGGGTCGATCGATCCCGATGAAGCCGCGAAGCTGTTCGATAAGATTGCGGAAGCGGGCATTACGATCATGCCGCTGCCGGCGACGGATGTCTATTTGAACGGCCGGCAGGATACGCACAATGTGCGCCGGGGGATGGCACCCGTGAAACGCCTCCAGCAGCATGGGGTCAATGTCGTGTTCGCATCGAACAATATCCGCAATGCGTTCACGCCGTTCGGCAACGCGAATCTGCTGCTGGTCGGGTATCTGCTGGCGGAGACGCAGTATTTGGGTTCGCAGGAAGAACATCGGAAAGTGCTCGACATGATCACGGTGAATGCAGCAAAGTGCCTCGGCATCGAGAAGACGTACGGACTGCGGGAAGGGTGCCAGGCGGACCTCGTCGTGCTTGATTCGGAACGGCTGAGTGACGTCGTGCAGGATCAGCCGATCGCGAACATCGTCGTGAAACGCGGGAAGGTCATCGTCGACCAGCGGATCACCCAGGCATGA
- a CDS encoding histidine phosphatase family protein — protein sequence MTTIGFVRHGVTSWNKEGRAQGSTDIPLDEDGVEMARQIADRLSAESWDALYTSPWKRTRRTAELIGEKVPELDIVTDERLRERAGGLIEGTTEAERQAKWGPDWKQLDLQGETHDSVITRGMSFVRDMQRLYPDGRVLAVSHGGFIKRLLSELLPGTSYTEPLGNTSITIVRIGEDETVCELFNCTEHLQELKL from the coding sequence ATGACCACTATCGGATTTGTGAGGCACGGTGTCACCTCGTGGAACAAGGAAGGGCGCGCCCAGGGGAGCACGGACATCCCGCTCGACGAAGACGGGGTGGAGATGGCGCGCCAGATTGCGGACCGGCTGTCAGCGGAATCATGGGACGCGCTCTATACGAGTCCTTGGAAACGGACGCGGCGGACGGCGGAACTGATCGGCGAGAAGGTGCCGGAACTTGACATCGTGACAGACGAGCGGCTTCGGGAACGCGCCGGCGGCCTGATCGAAGGGACGACGGAAGCGGAGCGCCAGGCGAAGTGGGGCCCGGACTGGAAGCAGCTCGATCTGCAGGGCGAGACGCATGACAGCGTCATTACACGCGGCATGTCGTTCGTACGGGACATGCAGCGTTTGTATCCGGATGGCCGGGTGCTCGCCGTGAGCCACGGAGGGTTCATCAAACGGCTGCTGTCGGAACTGTTGCCGGGGACGTCGTACACCGAGCCTCTCGGCAACACGTCGATCACGATCGTGCGGATCGGTGAGGACGAAACTGTCTGTGAGCTGTTCAACTGCACCGAACACTTGCAGGAACTGAAACTATGA
- a CDS encoding aldehyde dehydrogenase family protein produces MTLVQELSQQYIAGEWRDGRGTTEMVNRNPFNQAQLAVNRGASKEDIHEAYTAAAEAQKRWASVNPYQKRDVLERAVSYIEQHEEEITALIIEELGGTRLKAAFEIGLVKNMIKEAATFPLRMEGKILPSVEDFKENRLYRIPAGVVGVISPFNFPFFLSMKSVAPALGAGNGVVLKPHEQTPVSGGTLIAKIFEEAGVPEGLLNVVIADISEIGDTFVEHPIPRIISFTGSTKVGSHIGQMAIKNFKKPLLELGGNSAFIVLEDADLEYAVQAATFSRFTHQGQICMSANRILVQRSIYEPFMEKFVAKVSGLKSGDPRDPETVIGPVINVRQAEGLAAIIQDSVELGATLALSGTIEGTLVEPTILCDVTADMPAATEELFGPVVSVIPFDTKEDAIALANDTRFGLSGAIHTSSVEEGVQMAKQIHTGMIHVNDVTINDEPIVAFGGENQSGIGRLNGQWSLDEFTTLKWISVNYGQRQFPY; encoded by the coding sequence ATGACACTTGTACAAGAACTAAGTCAGCAATACATTGCGGGAGAGTGGCGGGATGGACGCGGAACCACTGAGATGGTGAATCGCAATCCATTCAACCAAGCACAGCTCGCAGTCAACCGGGGAGCTTCTAAAGAGGATATCCATGAAGCTTACACAGCGGCAGCGGAGGCTCAGAAGCGATGGGCATCGGTGAATCCATATCAAAAGAGGGATGTACTTGAAAGGGCGGTTTCCTATATTGAGCAACATGAAGAGGAGATTACAGCTCTCATCATAGAGGAACTTGGCGGAACACGTTTAAAAGCAGCGTTTGAAATCGGACTCGTCAAAAATATGATCAAAGAAGCAGCGACCTTCCCTCTCCGGATGGAAGGGAAGATCCTCCCTTCCGTGGAAGACTTCAAAGAGAACCGGCTGTACCGCATTCCAGCGGGTGTCGTAGGAGTCATCAGCCCGTTCAACTTCCCGTTCTTCCTGTCCATGAAATCGGTCGCTCCTGCACTGGGCGCCGGCAACGGTGTTGTGCTGAAACCCCACGAGCAAACTCCCGTCAGCGGTGGAACGTTGATAGCCAAAATCTTTGAGGAGGCTGGAGTTCCGGAAGGACTCTTGAATGTCGTCATTGCGGATATAAGTGAAATCGGTGATACCTTTGTCGAGCACCCGATTCCCAGGATCATCTCTTTCACAGGGTCTACGAAAGTAGGGAGTCATATTGGTCAAATGGCCATCAAGAACTTCAAGAAGCCATTGCTGGAACTTGGCGGCAACAGTGCGTTCATCGTCTTGGAGGATGCAGATCTGGAATACGCTGTCCAAGCGGCGACATTCAGCCGTTTTACACACCAAGGGCAGATCTGCATGTCGGCCAACCGGATCCTGGTGCAGCGGTCCATCTACGAACCATTCATGGAAAAGTTTGTGGCCAAGGTGTCAGGGTTAAAGAGCGGGGACCCGCGGGATCCTGAAACGGTGATTGGTCCTGTCATCAACGTGCGCCAGGCGGAAGGCCTTGCCGCCATTATCCAAGATAGTGTGGAACTTGGAGCGACGCTGGCGCTGAGCGGGACGATCGAAGGGACCCTTGTGGAACCGACCATCCTGTGTGATGTCACAGCGGACATGCCTGCGGCTACTGAGGAACTGTTCGGACCGGTCGTTTCGGTCATCCCGTTCGATACGAAAGAGGACGCCATCGCGCTTGCGAACGATACACGCTTCGGGTTGAGCGGTGCCATCCATACATCTTCTGTCGAAGAAGGAGTCCAAATGGCGAAGCAGATCCATACAGGTATGATCCATGTCAATGATGTGACCATCAACGATGAACCGATCGTAGCATTCGGCGGCGAGAACCAATCCGGGATTGGCCGGCTGAATGGTCAATGGAGTCTGGACGAATTCACGACATTGAAATGGATTTCAGTAAATTACGGGCAGCGGCAATTCCCTTACTAA
- a CDS encoding methyl-accepting chemotaxis protein, producing the protein MRTDIKTNHEILQAFVTIAPYLKRLLQDDMTIGVYDTEKLLVNVPGETFSLGVKPGDPLAPGDIITAAQKYNEDRSEMVPKEIFGFPLNARAIPLHDERGQVIGGVGIGTSMERSNNLFEVAESLSAIVEETAASLEEIAKSVAGLAEQVDSTTSVLDEVSGDAEEIGKISTVVRGLSDQSNLLGLNAAIESARAGEHGKGFSVVADEIRKLATNSKENVGQIDQVTKSITASISHLHKSFSDINEFTSSQAAAIQEISATVQEISKSAAKLSEMAHSSLADS; encoded by the coding sequence ATGAGAACAGACATCAAAACCAACCATGAAATACTGCAGGCTTTTGTCACCATTGCCCCTTACCTGAAACGTCTCTTGCAAGATGACATGACCATAGGGGTCTACGATACGGAGAAGTTGCTTGTCAATGTCCCGGGGGAGACGTTCTCTTTGGGCGTGAAACCGGGAGATCCCCTCGCCCCTGGGGATATTATCACGGCGGCGCAGAAGTATAATGAGGATCGTTCGGAAATGGTTCCGAAGGAGATCTTCGGTTTTCCGTTGAATGCCCGCGCCATCCCCCTGCATGATGAGAGGGGGCAAGTGATTGGCGGTGTCGGCATCGGAACCAGTATGGAGAGATCGAATAACTTGTTCGAAGTGGCGGAAAGTCTCTCCGCAATAGTGGAAGAAACTGCAGCGTCCCTAGAGGAAATTGCCAAGTCGGTAGCCGGTTTAGCCGAACAAGTCGACTCGACCACCTCCGTTCTGGATGAAGTGAGCGGGGATGCTGAAGAAATCGGGAAGATTTCCACAGTGGTCCGCGGCTTGTCGGACCAGAGCAACCTGCTCGGTCTCAATGCCGCCATCGAGTCTGCACGGGCAGGCGAGCACGGAAAGGGATTTTCCGTCGTAGCGGACGAAATCAGGAAGCTCGCAACGAACTCGAAAGAGAATGTTGGACAGATCGATCAAGTGACAAAATCCATCACTGCGTCCATCAGTCACTTGCACAAGTCCTTCAGTGACATCAACGAATTCACATCGAGTCAAGCAGCCGCCATCCAGGAAATTTCAGCTACAGTCCAAGAAATCAGCAAGAGTGCAGCCAAGTTATCTGAGATGGCTCACTCCTCACTGGCGGATTCATAA
- a CDS encoding ABC1 kinase family protein produces MKNTAWYRIIRIVTMAVTFFIQVNRFQRRHRGRFTPDVQEQWERLVTKQARAYKRTALDLGGLMIKLGQFLAARADIMPPSFLEELEGLTDQVTPVPSEDAMALLDAEWGRDHRELLSDVSSAPVASASIGEVYKAKLLDGSEVAIKIQRPNIERILAADFKAVKIVIWLAKRFTAFTKQIDFDLLYVEMTDVIGAELNFIQEMKNGRIFAARFPDMEGVRFPVYFDDYTTRRVLVMEWIEGVRITDTAYLEEHGIDRRELAERLFLLFLEQILEGGQFHADPHSGNLMVQADGTLVLLDFGMVVTISPEEADSMFLIIEGVIFNQYDRVLDGLEQLHFLLPDADRTVLAGAIARVMKAYESDELNDMNGFVVERLLEDLMGIVRTQPVQMPAQFAFLGRAVSVFVGVLHILDPDVDLLGIGKERVVEWARRKSGFGGPDGFDWKSLRAAGLSAAGQLRALPGRIDAYLDEPRRLREYTERRDAVRAKQDVRLQSRAFAGVFGAVSLGAAFVAVFTEHLPLLLASCGVLLLSLWVFNVKGK; encoded by the coding sequence ATGAAAAACACTGCCTGGTACCGTATCATCCGCATCGTGACGATGGCTGTCACGTTCTTCATTCAGGTGAACCGGTTTCAGCGCCGCCACCGCGGCCGGTTCACGCCGGATGTGCAAGAGCAATGGGAACGGCTCGTCACGAAACAGGCCAGGGCCTATAAACGGACCGCGCTCGATCTCGGCGGTCTGATGATCAAACTCGGGCAGTTCCTCGCTGCGCGGGCGGACATCATGCCGCCTTCGTTCCTGGAAGAGTTGGAAGGGCTGACCGACCAGGTGACACCGGTCCCTTCCGAAGACGCCATGGCCCTGCTCGATGCGGAATGGGGACGCGATCACCGGGAGCTGTTGAGTGACGTCAGCAGCGCACCGGTCGCGTCTGCGTCGATCGGTGAAGTGTACAAGGCGAAGCTGCTGGACGGCAGTGAGGTCGCCATCAAAATCCAGCGGCCGAATATCGAGCGGATCCTCGCGGCCGATTTCAAAGCGGTCAAGATCGTCATCTGGCTCGCGAAACGGTTCACCGCATTCACGAAACAGATCGACTTCGACCTGCTGTATGTCGAAATGACCGACGTCATCGGTGCTGAGCTGAACTTCATCCAGGAGATGAAGAACGGCCGTATCTTCGCCGCGCGCTTCCCTGATATGGAAGGTGTCCGCTTCCCGGTGTACTTCGATGACTATACGACGCGCCGGGTGCTGGTCATGGAATGGATCGAAGGCGTGCGGATCACGGACACCGCCTATCTCGAGGAGCACGGCATCGACAGGCGGGAGCTCGCCGAGCGGCTGTTCCTGCTGTTCCTCGAACAGATCCTCGAAGGCGGCCAGTTCCACGCCGATCCGCACAGCGGCAACCTGATGGTGCAGGCAGACGGCACGCTCGTCCTGCTAGACTTCGGCATGGTCGTCACGATCTCGCCGGAGGAGGCCGATTCGATGTTCCTGATCATCGAAGGGGTCATCTTCAATCAGTACGACAGGGTGCTGGACGGGCTGGAGCAGCTCCATTTCCTGCTGCCGGATGCTGATCGGACCGTGTTGGCGGGCGCGATTGCACGTGTCATGAAAGCGTATGAATCGGATGAACTGAACGACATGAACGGTTTCGTCGTCGAACGGCTGCTCGAGGATCTGATGGGCATCGTACGGACGCAGCCCGTGCAGATGCCCGCCCAGTTCGCCTTCCTCGGCCGGGCGGTGTCCGTCTTCGTCGGCGTCCTGCACATCCTCGATCCCGACGTCGACCTGCTCGGCATCGGCAAGGAGCGCGTCGTCGAATGGGCGCGCCGCAAGTCGGGGTTCGGCGGCCCGGACGGCTTCGATTGGAAATCACTTCGTGCGGCAGGCTTGTCCGCTGCCGGGCAGCTGCGTGCGCTTCCCGGCAGGATCGACGCGTACCTGGACGAGCCCCGTCGCCTCCGGGAATACACCGAGCGCCGGGATGCCGTCCGGGCGAAGCAGGACGTCCGGCTGCAGAGCCGCGCATTCGCCGGTGTCTTCGGCGCCGTGTCCCTCGGGGCCGCATTTGTGGCCGTATTTACGGAACACCTGCCGCTGCTGCTGGCCTCGTGCGGCGTCCTGCTGCTGAGTCTGTGGGTATTCAACGTGAAAGGGAAATGA
- a CDS encoding OsmC family protein: MAEHEFHLTAVWPGGRNSAGYIEAGNLKTKISIPSAMEGPNVGTNPDEMLLGAAATCYLITLAAMIERTHLPLAELSLESVGSVDVTRGIYTYKKIVHRPKVSLQSGASESDYEKLNVLVMQAEKNCMISKAIKGNVEVEVEPNIK; this comes from the coding sequence ATGGCAGAACATGAATTTCACCTGACAGCTGTCTGGCCCGGCGGCCGGAACAGTGCAGGTTATATCGAAGCGGGCAACTTGAAGACGAAGATCTCGATCCCGTCCGCGATGGAAGGGCCGAACGTCGGCACCAATCCGGACGAGATGCTGCTGGGGGCGGCAGCGACCTGCTACCTGATCACGCTTGCTGCAATGATCGAGCGGACCCATCTGCCGCTTGCGGAGCTGTCGCTTGAGTCGGTCGGATCCGTTGATGTGACACGCGGCATCTATACGTATAAGAAAATCGTGCATCGGCCGAAAGTGTCGCTGCAATCTGGCGCGTCGGAATCCGATTACGAGAAACTGAACGTGCTCGTCATGCAGGCGGAGAAGAACTGCATGATTTCGAAAGCCATCAAAGGCAACGTCGAAGTCGAAGTGGAACCCAATATCAAGTAA
- a CDS encoding acetamidase/formamidase family protein yields MSETLSKKDVIYAFSSEHQPVKKVDAGTTIEIETYDCFKDQVQSPETKISGIDWDAINPATGPIYVNGAEPGDVLKVTIKKLEIGNQGVMATGPDLGVMGHRLTELESKIIPIENNRAKFNDKLSLPLNPMIGVIGVAPAGDPVSCGTPGSHGGNMDTKLITEGAVLYFPVSAQGALFALGDFHAAMGDGEVCVSGIEVPGRATVTLDVVKQTEIRHPLLENESGFTYLVSANTLDEAVKTAVEETADLLADRTGLSLADVTMLLSAVGQVQVSQVVDPLVTVRCFVPRYVLETYGAVLFTGE; encoded by the coding sequence TTGAGCGAGACACTGTCGAAGAAAGACGTAATCTATGCGTTCAGCAGCGAACATCAGCCGGTGAAAAAAGTGGACGCCGGCACGACCATTGAAATCGAAACGTATGACTGCTTCAAAGACCAGGTGCAGTCACCGGAGACGAAGATCAGCGGCATCGACTGGGATGCCATCAATCCTGCGACCGGTCCTATCTACGTGAATGGCGCAGAACCTGGTGATGTCCTGAAAGTGACCATCAAGAAGCTCGAGATCGGGAATCAGGGTGTCATGGCGACTGGTCCAGATCTCGGCGTGATGGGCCATCGGCTGACGGAACTCGAATCGAAGATCATTCCGATCGAAAACAACCGGGCGAAATTCAACGACAAACTGTCGCTTCCGCTCAATCCGATGATCGGTGTGATCGGCGTAGCGCCTGCAGGTGATCCAGTCTCCTGCGGAACACCGGGATCTCACGGCGGCAACATGGATACGAAACTGATCACGGAAGGCGCAGTCCTGTACTTTCCAGTTTCCGCGCAAGGCGCGCTGTTCGCACTCGGCGACTTCCATGCGGCGATGGGCGACGGGGAAGTCTGCGTATCGGGCATTGAAGTGCCGGGCCGCGCCACGGTTACGCTAGATGTCGTGAAACAGACGGAGATCCGCCATCCGCTGCTTGAAAACGAGAGCGGCTTTACGTATCTTGTCTCCGCCAATACACTCGATGAGGCAGTGAAGACAGCCGTGGAAGAGACTGCGGATCTGCTTGCAGACCGGACAGGCTTGAGTCTGGCCGATGTGACGATGCTGCTCAGTGCAGTCGGGCAGGTGCAGGTGAGCCAGGTCGTCGATCCGCTCGTCACTGTCCGCTGCTTCGTGCCGCGATACGTGCTGGAGACGTATGGGGCTGTGCTGTTTACAGGGGAATGA
- a CDS encoding small multi-drug export protein: MLEYILVFLGAAVPALEIAIVIPAGIIRGLSPFWVILLAFAGNLLTVLLLILLYQRIEQWYRRRKGEEGDGPSKRQLRGRKIMDKYGVAGLSLAGPILIGTHIAAFFALLFGASKRKTILWMAASIAFWSLVFGIATAMGFSFFVKD; this comes from the coding sequence ATGCTCGAATACATACTGGTCTTTCTCGGTGCGGCGGTGCCGGCGCTCGAGATTGCGATCGTCATCCCGGCGGGCATCATCCGTGGCTTGTCGCCGTTCTGGGTGATTCTGCTCGCGTTTGCAGGGAACCTGCTCACGGTGCTGCTGCTGATCCTGCTGTATCAGCGGATCGAACAGTGGTACAGACGCCGGAAAGGGGAAGAAGGGGACGGCCCATCCAAACGGCAGCTGCGCGGCCGGAAGATCATGGACAAATACGGGGTGGCAGGACTTTCGCTCGCTGGGCCGATTCTGATCGGTACGCATATAGCGGCTTTTTTCGCCTTGCTGTTCGGCGCGTCCAAGCGGAAGACGATTCTCTGGATGGCGGCCAGCATCGCGTTCTGGTCACTTGTTTTCGGAATCGCGACAGCGATGGGATTTTCCTTTTTCGTCAAAGATTGA
- the metK gene encoding methionine adenosyltransferase codes for MAEQILFTSESVSEGHPDKIADQISDAVLDAALAQDPFSRVACEVFTTTNTVIVGGEITTNAVLDIEGISRRTLLDIGYTNDELGIDGSSCNVQVLVHTQSPDIAMGVDTSSDTKEIGAGDQGIMFGFATDETDSSMPLAIELAHALVRKASVLRKNGQFRWARPDMKSQVTIDYTAKETPKIHTILMSIQHDGDFDKEAFEAYVKEEIIGQTVAEFGLSGEYRVLINPTGRFVTGGPHGDAGLTGRKIIVDTYGGAARHGGGAFSGKDCTKVDRSAAYAARYVAKNIVAAGLANKCEIQLSYAIGVSEPISIAIDTFGTGKAPDAELLRAVREVFNLTPAGIINMLDLRTPRYQATAAYGHFGRTELDLPWERKDKAEALMQSVFGAVGAGC; via the coding sequence ATGGCTGAACAGATTTTATTTACATCGGAGTCGGTGTCGGAAGGGCATCCTGACAAAATTGCAGACCAGATCTCAGATGCGGTACTGGATGCGGCGCTTGCACAAGATCCGTTTTCACGGGTGGCCTGCGAAGTGTTCACAACGACAAACACGGTCATCGTCGGCGGGGAAATCACGACGAACGCCGTTTTGGATATAGAAGGGATTTCCCGGCGCACACTGCTGGACATCGGTTATACAAATGACGAACTCGGCATCGACGGCAGTTCATGCAATGTGCAGGTGCTCGTGCACACGCAGTCACCGGACATCGCGATGGGGGTCGACACGTCCAGCGACACGAAGGAAATCGGAGCGGGCGACCAGGGCATCATGTTCGGGTTCGCTACGGACGAGACGGACAGCAGTATGCCGCTTGCAATCGAACTGGCGCATGCGCTCGTCAGAAAAGCATCGGTCCTCCGGAAGAACGGCCAGTTCCGCTGGGCGCGTCCGGATATGAAATCCCAAGTGACGATTGACTACACAGCGAAAGAAACGCCGAAAATCCATACGATCCTCATGTCCATCCAGCACGACGGGGACTTCGACAAGGAAGCATTCGAAGCCTATGTGAAAGAGGAGATCATCGGACAGACAGTGGCTGAGTTCGGTTTGAGTGGTGAGTACCGTGTCCTCATCAATCCGACAGGACGGTTTGTCACGGGAGGCCCTCACGGGGATGCAGGCTTGACAGGACGCAAGATCATCGTTGACACATACGGCGGGGCAGCACGCCACGGCGGCGGTGCATTCTCCGGGAAAGACTGCACGAAAGTCGACCGATCAGCGGCCTATGCGGCGCGCTATGTCGCGAAAAATATCGTAGCGGCAGGACTTGCGAACAAGTGTGAGATCCAGCTGTCGTATGCAATCGGCGTGAGTGAGCCGATCAGCATCGCAATCGATACGTTCGGTACAGGCAAAGCGCCGGATGCGGAACTGCTGCGTGCGGTGCGGGAAGTCTTCAATCTGACGCCTGCAGGCATCATCAACATGCTCGATCTCCGGACACCGCGTTATCAGGCGACGGCGGCTTACGGCCATTTCGGACGCACGGAACTCGATCTGCCTTGGGAGCGTAAGGACAAGGCGGAAGCACTGATGCAATCGGTCTTCGGTGCAGTCGGAGCCGGGTGCTGA